From Geomonas agri, one genomic window encodes:
- a CDS encoding FxLYD domain-containing protein: MRQLRPIFLILFLLLGACATDPDVHQQRMAALPQHYKQFDVLMGYEVIPANGSTVVQGVVKNVRYFQMRDLEIWAVQLDDQGRVRARGMTFIIPTELEQDESADFRIKIPVQLAAGDRLRITYKYFGYDGGSRGLGDTNWMQSFETTVR; this comes from the coding sequence ATGAGACAACTAAGACCCATCTTTTTAATACTGTTTCTCCTTTTGGGCGCCTGCGCCACCGATCCCGATGTGCACCAGCAACGCATGGCAGCTCTGCCTCAGCACTACAAGCAGTTCGACGTCCTCATGGGATATGAAGTGATACCGGCTAACGGAAGCACCGTGGTCCAGGGTGTGGTGAAGAACGTGCGCTATTTCCAGATGCGTGACCTGGAAATCTGGGCGGTGCAGTTGGACGATCAGGGCAGGGTCCGGGCGCGGGGGATGACCTTCATCATACCGACCGAACTGGAACAGGACGAAAGTGCGGACTTCAGAATCAAGATCCCGGTGCAACTGGCTGCGGGAGACCGGCTCCGCATCACCTACAAGTACTTCGGCTACGATGGCGGATCTCGCGGCCTTGGGGACACCAACTGGATGCAGAGCTTCGAGACCACAGTTCGGTAA
- a CDS encoding Spy/CpxP family protein refolding chaperone: protein MKTQLKQLALFTCITASAVMAGHNAFAGYGPMPGEDGKECAEQQKPGGHRGMFMKMAKELGLSDQQKHEARAIFESGRAKNAPLFASLRHERHELQALVRSGSADESAIRTQAARVAALQADVAVQRAAQNRQFIALLTPEQAAKFKALREARREGRGRHDR, encoded by the coding sequence ATGAAAACACAGCTAAAGCAATTGGCACTGTTCACCTGCATCACCGCGTCAGCCGTTATGGCTGGCCACAACGCGTTCGCCGGCTACGGCCCGATGCCTGGTGAAGACGGCAAAGAGTGCGCAGAGCAGCAAAAACCGGGCGGGCACCGTGGCATGTTCATGAAGATGGCCAAGGAGTTGGGGCTCTCCGACCAGCAAAAGCATGAGGCACGGGCGATCTTCGAATCAGGCCGGGCCAAGAACGCCCCGCTGTTCGCTTCCCTCAGGCACGAGCGGCACGAACTGCAGGCCCTTGTTCGCTCCGGCAGCGCCGACGAGTCCGCCATCAGGACCCAGGCGGCACGAGTGGCGGCACTGCAGGCGGACGTCGCCGTGCAAAGGGCCGCGCAGAACAGACAATTTATTGCCCTGCTGACACCGGAGCAAGCGGCCAAGTTCAAGGCACTGCGTGAAGCACGCCGCGAAGGCCGTGGCCGCCACGACAGATAA